A genomic stretch from Nitrospira defluvii includes:
- a CDS encoding mechanosensitive ion channel family protein, producing MMTGFSIETAWPWLISMATTVGLALLRVGLVFVVGYIALRFSRLGLLQLERVMVAASDTVDQQAGTAQKRAATLTGILRTIALTAIWAVVIIESLQVVGLDVAPILAGAGIIGLAVGFGAQNLVRDLISGFFIILEDHIRLGDVAVINGTGGQVETITFRTISLRDFSGVVHVFPNGGINTLSNMTKDWSAFVLDMGVAYREDTDRVVAVMRAVGDELRQDRELGSLILEPIEIVGVENFADSAVTIRARIKTKPAEQWKIGREYRRRLKKVFDAEGIDIPFPQRALSLLEAGHPFKVELVGGMKPAGS from the coding sequence ATGATGACCGGATTCTCGATCGAGACTGCCTGGCCCTGGCTGATCAGCATGGCCACCACTGTGGGCCTGGCCCTCTTACGTGTGGGATTGGTCTTTGTGGTCGGCTATATCGCGCTGCGGTTTTCCCGCCTGGGGCTGCTGCAACTGGAACGGGTGATGGTGGCCGCGAGCGACACGGTAGATCAGCAGGCGGGGACGGCGCAGAAACGGGCCGCTACCTTGACCGGAATCCTCAGGACCATCGCGCTCACGGCGATTTGGGCGGTCGTCATCATCGAATCGTTGCAGGTCGTGGGCCTAGACGTGGCGCCCATCCTGGCCGGGGCGGGGATCATCGGGCTGGCCGTCGGGTTTGGAGCCCAGAACCTCGTGCGGGATCTCATCAGCGGATTTTTCATCATCCTGGAAGATCACATCCGGCTGGGGGATGTGGCGGTGATTAATGGAACCGGTGGCCAAGTGGAAACCATCACGTTCCGGACGATTTCCTTGCGGGACTTCTCCGGTGTGGTCCACGTGTTCCCGAACGGCGGCATCAACACCCTGTCGAATATGACCAAAGATTGGTCGGCCTTTGTGTTGGATATGGGGGTGGCGTATCGCGAAGACACCGACCGGGTGGTGGCGGTGATGCGAGCGGTCGGGGACGAGTTGCGTCAAGATCGGGAGTTGGGCAGCCTGATTCTCGAACCGATCGAGATTGTGGGCGTAGAGAACTTTGCCGACAGTGCCGTGACTATACGGGCGCGCATCAAGACGAAACCGGCGGAGCAGTGGAAAATCGGGCGCGAGTATCGACGCCGGCTCAAGAAAGTTTTCGACGCCGAGGGCATCGACATTCCCTTTCCGCAACGTGCCCTCTCACTTCTCGAAGCCGGGCATCCGTTTAAAGTCGAATTGGTGGGCGGGATGAAGCCAGCCGGGTCGTAA
- a CDS encoding tetratricopeptide repeat protein, translated as MLCFGGQLLAAHAHEAKPAAKKRSSHRHRASSPQIIPQKPRSGVQTGEAESLYYAGVALHTKGNYAEAVEKFKAALQKRADFPEARHAMGLSLAAQGALDEAIHEYRAALSVQPEFAAIHNNLGVALSEKGKLDEAIEAYRYAIRLQPGNAAPHHNLALALEAKDEVDGAVEEYRETLRLQPDNATAHNNLGLVLQRKGLLDEAIGEYRAALRLQAGPAAALYSLNLSAALLAKGELDGAIGSGRTAVRLQPQNADAHYNLGLALKAKGEFDAALAAFREVLKLDPEQGVAHYDVAQLLDRAGDTDGAIGEYRAMLAYRPTHASSQEALAVLLQKKGDLDGAIAAYRMALQASPKNVAVQNNLGVALLSKGQVDEALTAFRTAASLQPNDPVAYFNLGEAFITQNQRGDAIQAYRSYVKLAEAQPDHRDKVDAARKQLAALER; from the coding sequence ATGCTCTGCTTCGGCGGGCAACTCTTGGCAGCCCATGCCCACGAGGCTAAACCGGCAGCGAAAAAACGCTCCTCGCATCGTCATCGGGCATCTAGTCCTCAGATCATTCCCCAAAAGCCGCGGTCAGGCGTGCAGACCGGCGAAGCCGAGAGCCTGTACTACGCCGGTGTGGCACTCCACACGAAAGGCAATTACGCAGAGGCGGTGGAGAAATTTAAAGCGGCGCTTCAGAAACGGGCCGATTTTCCCGAGGCTCGCCACGCCATGGGGCTGTCATTGGCGGCGCAGGGGGCGCTCGATGAAGCCATTCACGAGTATCGAGCCGCGCTGTCCGTGCAACCCGAGTTTGCCGCCATTCACAATAACCTCGGCGTGGCCTTGAGTGAGAAGGGCAAGCTCGACGAGGCGATCGAGGCCTATCGATATGCTATTCGACTTCAACCCGGCAATGCCGCTCCCCATCACAATCTTGCCCTGGCGTTGGAAGCGAAGGATGAGGTCGACGGAGCGGTCGAGGAATACCGCGAGACCTTGCGGCTGCAGCCGGACAACGCGACAGCCCATAACAACCTGGGGCTGGTGTTGCAACGAAAGGGATTACTCGACGAGGCCATCGGAGAGTATCGCGCGGCGTTAAGGCTCCAAGCCGGGCCGGCGGCCGCCCTGTACAGTTTGAACCTCAGCGCCGCCCTGTTGGCGAAGGGGGAGCTCGACGGCGCCATCGGGTCCGGACGTACGGCCGTTCGCCTGCAACCTCAGAATGCGGATGCCCATTACAACCTCGGGTTGGCGCTGAAAGCCAAAGGCGAGTTTGACGCAGCGCTGGCTGCGTTCCGTGAGGTTTTGAAATTAGACCCCGAACAGGGGGTGGCCCACTACGATGTCGCCCAGTTGCTGGACCGGGCCGGAGACACCGATGGAGCCATCGGCGAGTACCGTGCCATGTTGGCCTACCGTCCGACCCATGCGTCTTCGCAGGAAGCCCTGGCGGTTCTGCTGCAGAAAAAGGGCGATCTCGACGGAGCGATTGCCGCCTATCGGATGGCCTTGCAGGCCTCGCCGAAGAACGTGGCAGTCCAGAACAATCTGGGGGTAGCCTTGCTGAGTAAGGGCCAGGTGGATGAGGCGTTGACCGCGTTTCGCACGGCGGCGTCACTGCAGCCCAACGATCCCGTCGCCTACTTCAACCTCGGTGAGGCGTTCATCACGCAAAACCAGCGTGGTGATGCAATTCAGGCCTATCGTAGTTACGTCAAGCTGGCTGAGGCCCAGCCGGATCATCGCGACAAAGTGGACGCGGCGCGGAAGCAACTCGCGGCATTGGAGCGATAG
- a CDS encoding ArsR/SmtB family transcription factor, with amino-acid sequence MKPASPGDMLTADQCATILKALADHTRLRILESLLIEEKCVTELVRQLRCPQPHISHHLRILRDAGLIEGLRDGKQVCYRILPRVQRVLANRQGRALNFGCCELRFPEMVLAGMGHTR; translated from the coding sequence ATGAAGCCCGCCTCACCCGGCGACATGCTCACCGCAGACCAATGCGCCACGATTCTCAAGGCCCTGGCGGATCACACCCGGTTGCGTATACTGGAGTCGTTACTGATCGAGGAGAAGTGCGTGACGGAACTCGTCCGGCAGCTACGCTGTCCGCAACCGCACATCTCCCATCATCTCCGGATTCTCCGGGATGCCGGATTGATTGAGGGGCTTCGGGACGGCAAGCAGGTCTGTTATCGAATCCTGCCGAGGGTCCAACGCGTGCTGGCCAATCGGCAGGGACGGGCGCTCAACTTCGGATGCTGTGAGTTGCGATTCCCGGAAATGGTGTTGGCCGGCATGGGGCACACCCGCTGA
- a CDS encoding class I adenylate-forming enzyme family protein, translating to MSLFTGASDRIEQARAAAGSAAQLPWVSFAEFFCSRVYDPQLATRNFLTYCDEERRLRRTYTYAELGATVERLAEVLHTTIGLTRGDRIATLLFNDDVTVLTYLAAWVLGIAVVPINIEESTERKRYILEHADVSAAFCWEDAYAEIKDLQAHLPSLREVVCVGDGGLHDVTGQPVGGRKHSPLASPRLCPSTSQLDDPALIVYTSGTTGQPKGVVLTGTNLLIDADAITAWHGFGLNDRLMCVLPIHHVNGIVVTLVTPLYCKGSVVLNRKFKTGSFWRRMHEEAVTSVSVVPTLLEFLLDADEDLASYRLDRFRGTICGAGPLLKETALRFEDRFGFPIYHGYGLSETTCYSSFLPTDLTPDQHRHWLADYAFPSVGLALRHNVMTILNDRGQPLPEGGRGEICIRGRTLCAGYYRRDDANEAAFQWGWFRSGDEGFYRTDERGRPFFFIAGRLKELIIRGGVNISPLEIDDVLKGHHGVKFAMAIPFENRYYGDEIAAYIVPHNPTAPPTEADLLAHCRSRLPFSKQPKIVILGEEVPYTATGKPKRLELQARLASTLAQYRDRQFREQA from the coding sequence ATGAGCCTCTTCACCGGCGCATCTGACCGCATCGAGCAGGCTCGCGCCGCAGCGGGATCCGCTGCTCAGCTTCCCTGGGTATCGTTCGCCGAGTTCTTTTGCTCGCGCGTCTACGACCCGCAGCTCGCCACCAGAAATTTCCTGACGTACTGCGACGAGGAGCGCCGATTGCGCCGAACCTACACCTATGCGGAGCTGGGCGCTACCGTGGAACGCCTGGCGGAGGTGCTTCACACGACGATCGGCCTCACGCGCGGCGACCGGATCGCCACGCTGCTCTTCAACGATGATGTGACGGTCCTCACCTACTTGGCGGCCTGGGTGTTGGGGATCGCGGTGGTCCCGATCAACATCGAGGAATCGACCGAGAGGAAGCGGTACATCCTCGAGCACGCCGACGTCTCGGCCGCCTTCTGCTGGGAAGATGCCTACGCCGAGATCAAGGACCTTCAAGCGCACCTTCCGTCCCTGCGCGAAGTCGTGTGCGTAGGCGACGGCGGCCTCCACGACGTGACAGGACAGCCGGTAGGCGGCAGGAAGCACAGCCCGCTTGCTTCACCTCGTCTCTGCCCCTCGACGTCGCAACTCGATGACCCGGCACTCATCGTATACACCTCCGGCACCACCGGCCAGCCGAAAGGTGTGGTCCTCACGGGGACGAATCTGCTGATCGATGCGGATGCCATCACGGCATGGCACGGCTTCGGTCTCAACGACCGTCTGATGTGCGTGTTGCCCATACACCATGTCAACGGGATCGTGGTCACGCTGGTCACGCCGCTGTATTGCAAGGGCAGCGTGGTGCTCAATCGCAAGTTCAAGACCGGCAGCTTTTGGCGGCGGATGCACGAAGAAGCCGTCACCTCCGTGAGCGTCGTCCCCACGTTGCTGGAGTTCCTCCTCGACGCCGATGAAGACCTCGCCTCCTACCGACTCGACCGCTTCCGCGGAACCATCTGTGGAGCCGGCCCCTTGCTGAAAGAGACGGCCCTGCGGTTCGAAGATCGATTCGGTTTCCCGATTTACCATGGGTACGGTTTGTCGGAGACGACCTGTTATTCATCGTTCCTGCCCACCGACCTCACCCCAGACCAGCACCGCCACTGGCTCGCTGACTATGCATTCCCCTCGGTGGGGTTGGCGCTACGGCACAACGTCATGACGATTCTGAACGACCGGGGACAGCCGCTTCCCGAAGGTGGTCGCGGAGAAATCTGCATCCGTGGACGCACCCTGTGCGCAGGTTATTATCGGCGCGACGACGCCAACGAGGCGGCATTCCAATGGGGCTGGTTCCGCTCTGGCGATGAAGGTTTCTATCGAACAGATGAACGGGGCAGGCCGTTCTTTTTCATTGCCGGACGATTGAAGGAACTCATTATTCGTGGTGGAGTCAATATCTCACCGTTGGAAATCGACGATGTCCTGAAGGGGCACCACGGCGTCAAGTTCGCCATGGCCATACCCTTTGAAAATCGCTACTACGGCGACGAAATCGCGGCCTACATTGTTCCGCACAATCCCACGGCGCCGCCCACCGAGGCAGATCTGCTGGCCCATTGCCGTAGCCGATTACCCTTCTCCAAACAGCCCAAGATCGTCATCCTCGGTGAGGAAGTACCGTATACCGCCACCGGAAAACCCAAACGACTGGAGCTACAAGCCAGGCTGGCGTCCACTTTGGCGCAGTACCGAGACAGACAATTCAGAGAGCAGGCATGA
- the arsS gene encoding arsenosugar biosynthesis radical SAM (seleno)protein ArsS (Some members of this family are selenoproteins.) → MALTLLGRHNPLASSAEQLKVLTETAGCPPFERRLNQADLFPLHATGITVFQINVGKLCNQTCRHCHVDAGPDRTETMSKETAELCLAALARTDVLTVDITGGAPELNPNFRWLVEQARALGRHVMDRCNLSVLLLPSQADLAEFLAAHRVEVIASLPAYRASQTDAQRGEGIFEKSIEALKLLNRLGYGRPDSGLVLNLVYNPVGAFLPPKQEAIEAQFRKELRSRHGVEFNRLYTITNMPISRFLEFLIESGNYEAYMDRLATAFNPAAAAGVMCRSMISVGWDGTLYDCDFNQMLNLPVDKGMPRHIRDFDPTRLSARRIVTRNHCYACTAGAGSSCGGAVTTA, encoded by the coding sequence ATGGCGCTGACCTTGCTCGGACGACACAACCCGCTCGCCTCTTCCGCTGAACAGCTCAAGGTGCTGACAGAAACGGCCGGTTGTCCTCCGTTTGAAAGGCGACTCAATCAGGCCGACTTGTTCCCGCTCCACGCCACAGGGATCACGGTCTTTCAGATCAACGTCGGCAAGCTCTGCAACCAGACCTGCCGGCATTGTCACGTCGATGCAGGGCCGGACCGCACCGAAACGATGTCGAAGGAGACCGCCGAACTCTGTCTCGCGGCGTTGGCCAGGACCGACGTTCTAACCGTCGACATCACCGGCGGCGCACCCGAGCTCAACCCGAACTTTCGTTGGCTGGTCGAACAGGCTCGTGCGCTCGGCCGTCATGTGATGGATCGCTGCAATCTCTCCGTGTTGCTGCTTCCCTCCCAAGCAGATCTTGCCGAGTTTCTGGCTGCCCATCGCGTCGAAGTCATTGCGTCGCTTCCGGCCTATCGTGCTAGCCAGACCGATGCGCAGCGGGGAGAAGGGATCTTTGAGAAATCGATCGAGGCCCTCAAACTCTTGAATCGCCTCGGATACGGTCGACCGGACAGCGGCCTTGTTTTGAACCTCGTTTACAATCCCGTCGGCGCGTTTCTCCCTCCCAAGCAAGAGGCCATCGAAGCGCAGTTTAGAAAAGAACTCCGGAGCCGGCACGGCGTCGAGTTCAACCGTCTCTACACCATCACGAATATGCCCATCAGTCGGTTCCTGGAGTTCCTGATCGAGAGCGGCAATTATGAGGCCTACATGGATCGATTGGCCACTGCGTTCAACCCGGCCGCTGCCGCCGGCGTCATGTGCCGGTCGATGATTTCCGTGGGATGGGACGGCACCCTGTACGATTGCGACTTTAATCAGATGCTCAACCTGCCGGTCGACAAGGGAATGCCACGCCATATTCGTGACTTCGATCCGACCCGCCTGAGCGCACGCAGGATTGTGACGAGGAATCACTGCTACGCCTGCACGGCCGGTGCCGGCTCGTCTTGCGGCGGGGCGGTCACGACAGCATAG
- a CDS encoding acyl-CoA dehydrogenase family protein, translating to MSTLFKGFERIEEARERLTGASFLAGLYDGKPDFTLLLTPPQPPEEKAAGDAFCQRVETFLRHEVDPGAIERQAKIPDTVIQGLFKLGAFGMKIPKEYGGQGFSYTNYGRVLTLIAGWSNILALTVAVPQSIGIAMPILLFGNEDQKRKYLPLVAREAISAFALTEPLTGSDAAHVRTEAVLDRTGSHFLVNGEKLWCTNGPIARYLTLIARVPAKRVLRDGRIEWVAVHEGQGADDRVHTAFILDMSAPGLCVRQRCQFEGCRGIENAHITLKQVQIPVENVIGEVGKGLKYALTILNVGRGVSIPAICLGMAKQAWQPTLDRANARVTFQKPLAERQTQQIRLGDMAGHLFAMEALAMLVWRLADQHRHDIRIEAAVAKVFCSEHTIRFLRDAQILFGGMGYETAESKGLRGEPAFGIEQLVRDAEMYRIGEGATDILRPFIVREGLSHHLDRAKALYAGDLSILDQSRQALKLAGFYIPWYLRQWLKRPLPACPEFTHPQVGTMARYVERTSRRLARDCFRAMVQFQASFQDEQRLQNLFESIGEDLLAMSATVLYAEEQTRLEGRTTVWELAEAFCACAKRRVIQRFAECRDQGDHLTATTGMQALKGYYPSLSSGIVHRRLEDYRAKPRAG from the coding sequence ATGAGCACCCTCTTCAAAGGATTCGAACGGATCGAGGAAGCCCGTGAACGGTTGACGGGCGCGAGTTTTCTGGCCGGACTCTATGACGGGAAGCCCGACTTCACGCTGCTGCTCACTCCGCCGCAACCGCCGGAGGAAAAGGCGGCCGGTGACGCCTTTTGCCAGCGGGTCGAAACATTTTTGCGACATGAGGTCGATCCGGGCGCCATCGAACGCCAGGCCAAAATTCCCGACACAGTGATTCAGGGGCTGTTCAAGCTCGGCGCGTTCGGGATGAAAATTCCCAAGGAGTACGGCGGCCAGGGATTCTCCTATACGAACTATGGCCGCGTCCTGACCTTGATCGCCGGTTGGAGCAACATTCTCGCGCTCACCGTGGCAGTGCCGCAATCCATCGGTATTGCCATGCCGATTCTCCTCTTCGGCAACGAGGATCAGAAACGCAAGTATCTCCCGCTCGTGGCGAGGGAAGCGATCTCGGCTTTCGCCCTCACGGAACCGCTGACCGGTTCGGACGCCGCACACGTGCGAACGGAAGCAGTACTCGACCGGACCGGCAGCCACTTTCTGGTCAACGGCGAAAAACTCTGGTGTACCAACGGGCCGATCGCCCGCTACCTCACGCTCATCGCCCGCGTGCCAGCCAAGCGGGTCTTGCGGGACGGACGAATCGAATGGGTGGCCGTCCACGAAGGACAGGGGGCGGACGATCGAGTCCACACGGCCTTTATCCTCGACATGTCCGCGCCGGGCCTGTGCGTGCGGCAGCGGTGCCAATTTGAAGGCTGTCGCGGCATCGAGAACGCCCACATCACGTTGAAGCAGGTGCAGATCCCGGTCGAGAACGTGATCGGCGAGGTGGGCAAGGGGTTGAAGTATGCCCTCACCATTCTCAATGTGGGGCGCGGAGTCAGCATCCCGGCCATTTGCCTCGGCATGGCGAAACAGGCCTGGCAACCAACCCTGGATCGGGCCAATGCGCGAGTCACCTTCCAGAAGCCGCTGGCCGAACGCCAAACGCAGCAGATTCGTCTCGGGGACATGGCCGGACATCTTTTTGCCATGGAGGCCCTGGCCATGCTGGTGTGGCGACTCGCCGATCAACACCGGCACGATATCCGGATCGAAGCCGCCGTGGCCAAGGTCTTTTGCTCCGAGCATACGATTCGCTTCCTCCGCGATGCCCAGATTCTCTTCGGCGGCATGGGATATGAAACCGCAGAGTCGAAGGGCCTGCGAGGAGAACCGGCCTTCGGTATCGAACAACTGGTGCGCGATGCCGAGATGTACCGGATCGGTGAAGGCGCAACGGATATTCTTCGGCCGTTCATCGTGCGCGAAGGCTTGAGTCATCACCTGGATCGCGCCAAGGCTCTTTATGCCGGCGACCTGTCCATTCTCGACCAGTCGCGACAGGCCCTGAAGTTGGCCGGCTTCTACATCCCCTGGTACCTGAGGCAATGGCTGAAACGGCCGTTGCCGGCCTGTCCCGAGTTCACGCACCCTCAGGTAGGGACGATGGCGCGTTATGTCGAGCGCACCAGTCGACGGTTGGCCCGCGACTGCTTCCGGGCGATGGTGCAATTCCAGGCCTCATTTCAGGATGAACAACGGCTCCAGAACCTGTTCGAGTCGATCGGCGAAGATCTGCTGGCTATGTCGGCGACCGTACTGTACGCCGAAGAACAGACCAGATTGGAAGGACGGACGACGGTCTGGGAATTGGCGGAGGCGTTCTGTGCCTGCGCCAAGCGACGGGTGATCCAACGCTTCGCAGAATGCCGCGATCAGGGGGACCACTTGACCGCGACAACCGGCATGCAGGCGCTGAAGGGGTACTACCCTAGCTTGTCGTCAGGGATTGTGCACCGTCGATTGGAGGACTATCGCGCGAAGCCGCGAGCCGGGTGA
- a CDS encoding inorganic phosphate transporter has translation MELSILTFVLVLSLACANGANDVSKAIATLVGSGVTNYRTAILWGTLWTMIGAGLSGLVATAMVKTFSQGLLAPDAPASPPIAAAVLIGAVLWVLAASWSGLPVSTTHALTGAIVGVGLVAFGSEGLLWKGIGRKIVLPLILSPVLALMVSVIVHRLVRTLAARWEGACVCVMPTARALVMIDAQGATRTLFQTAALGRPVVAVPVQCDRAGLSGLVVGLDSIHWCSSGLASLARGTNDAPKIAAILLLGSAVATWPSAAYQGVALIGVAMAMGVGSYLAGLRVTQVLAEKVTRMDHGEGLSANLTTSSLVMVSAVMGLPVSTTHVSSSAIIGIGLLKGVSAVRWSTVRDMVLAWVVTLPASGLLSALAYHLLTRLV, from the coding sequence ATGGAGTTATCGATCCTCACATTCGTCCTCGTGTTGTCTCTGGCTTGCGCCAACGGCGCGAACGATGTGTCCAAAGCAATTGCCACCCTCGTTGGCAGCGGGGTGACCAACTACCGGACCGCGATCCTCTGGGGAACGCTCTGGACAATGATCGGCGCTGGGCTCTCGGGATTGGTCGCCACCGCGATGGTGAAGACCTTCAGCCAAGGACTGCTGGCGCCAGACGCTCCCGCATCGCCGCCCATCGCCGCCGCCGTGCTCATTGGCGCGGTCCTGTGGGTACTGGCCGCATCCTGGAGCGGCCTCCCTGTATCCACCACCCATGCGTTAACCGGCGCGATCGTCGGGGTAGGCCTCGTCGCATTTGGAAGTGAGGGGCTTCTGTGGAAGGGAATTGGAAGGAAGATTGTCTTGCCGCTCATCCTCAGTCCCGTGCTGGCCCTGATGGTCTCTGTCATTGTGCATCGTCTTGTCCGCACGCTCGCGGCTCGATGGGAAGGAGCCTGTGTTTGTGTGATGCCGACCGCCAGGGCGCTGGTCATGATCGATGCGCAGGGAGCCACACGTACTTTGTTTCAGACCGCGGCTCTGGGGCGACCGGTGGTGGCCGTTCCGGTTCAGTGCGACCGGGCGGGACTGAGCGGGCTCGTTGTTGGGTTGGACAGTATCCATTGGTGCTCAAGCGGATTGGCTTCGCTGGCTCGTGGAACGAACGACGCCCCCAAGATTGCGGCGATATTGCTGCTCGGAAGCGCTGTCGCGACTTGGCCCAGCGCGGCCTATCAAGGTGTGGCACTCATCGGCGTGGCGATGGCGATGGGCGTCGGGAGCTACCTGGCAGGACTCCGTGTCACCCAAGTCCTTGCGGAGAAGGTCACACGGATGGATCACGGTGAGGGATTATCTGCGAATCTCACGACCTCCTCGCTGGTGATGGTCTCCGCCGTGATGGGGTTGCCGGTCTCGACGACCCACGTCAGCAGTTCGGCGATCATTGGCATTGGATTGTTGAAAGGCGTCAGTGCCGTTCGATGGTCCACGGTGCGTGACATGGTCCTGGCGTGGGTCGTCACGCTTCCTGCTTCCGGACTTCTTTCCGCACTCGCCTATCATCTGCTCACCAGGCTTGTGTAA
- a CDS encoding LapA family protein gives MVSRGIALAGLFVLAVFALQNMQTVGVRFLLWSYETTLVLIILGSAALGACLVTIVSLGARLRRAREVDRLAETVHAQAERIRRFETQDRDALQPAGSLLPSRSTDHVKGEHA, from the coding sequence ATGGTGAGCAGGGGCATCGCGTTGGCGGGGCTGTTCGTGTTGGCGGTATTCGCGCTCCAAAACATGCAGACCGTCGGTGTGCGGTTTCTGCTGTGGAGTTATGAAACGACCCTCGTCCTGATCATCCTGGGATCGGCCGCGCTCGGAGCCTGTCTCGTGACGATCGTTTCGCTGGGGGCGCGATTGCGGCGGGCTCGTGAGGTCGATCGTTTAGCCGAGACCGTCCATGCCCAGGCCGAGCGTATCCGACGATTCGAAACCCAGGATCGGGACGCATTGCAACCGGCGGGTTCGTTGTTGCCTAGCCGTTCGACCGACCATGTGAAAGGAGAACATGCATGA
- the nhaA gene encoding Na+/H+ antiporter NhaA, with the protein MGLSQRRHSDDRKAPLIRPVVEPFDTFVHAESSGGLLLLGATVVAMLWANSPWAASYAGLWSTPISLVVGSHGLTETLLEWINDGLMAMFFFVIGLEIKREVLVGELASWRRAAFPLVAALGGTIVPASLYLLVNGTGPGAAGWGIPMATDIAFALGVLALLGPRVPLSLKVFLTALAIGDDLMAVLVIALFYTSTISWLNLGIGALFLLLLMAANVVGIRHPLVYALLGIGGLWLAFLLSGVHATIAGVLAAMTIPARTCVSGSEFVARGQALLKRFEEVTSADRPPLANTERHQVTQRLEMEVKDVETPLQRLEHALHPWVTVVVMPLFALANAGITLDANGWTHLTHPVALGIMAGLFVGKPVGILLATWAALRVGLVSMPEGVTWRQLAGIGVLAGIGFTMSLFIAGLAFPPGPLQLSAKVGILCASTVAGMVGWVWLRGSGRAAG; encoded by the coding sequence ATGGGACTCAGCCAACGACGCCACTCGGACGACCGCAAGGCACCATTGATCCGTCCGGTGGTGGAACCTTTTGATACGTTCGTCCATGCTGAGTCCAGCGGCGGCCTGTTGCTCTTGGGCGCGACGGTTGTGGCCATGCTCTGGGCCAATTCGCCCTGGGCCGCCTCGTACGCGGGTCTGTGGAGCACGCCCATCAGCCTGGTGGTCGGCTCGCATGGCTTGACGGAAACGTTATTGGAATGGATCAACGACGGCCTGATGGCGATGTTCTTCTTCGTCATCGGGTTGGAGATCAAACGTGAAGTGCTGGTCGGGGAATTGGCTTCGTGGCGCCGCGCAGCCTTTCCGTTGGTCGCGGCGCTCGGCGGCACCATCGTACCGGCCTCGCTGTATCTGCTCGTGAACGGCACAGGCCCCGGCGCGGCGGGGTGGGGCATTCCCATGGCCACCGACATCGCCTTCGCCCTCGGCGTCTTGGCGCTGCTGGGACCGCGGGTGCCCCTGTCGCTCAAGGTATTCCTCACCGCCTTGGCGATCGGCGACGATTTGATGGCCGTGTTGGTCATCGCGCTGTTTTACACCTCGACCATATCCTGGCTGAACCTGGGCATCGGGGCGCTGTTTCTCCTCTTGCTGATGGCGGCGAACGTCGTAGGGATCCGGCATCCCCTTGTGTATGCGTTGTTGGGAATCGGTGGACTCTGGCTGGCCTTTCTCCTCTCCGGTGTGCATGCCACCATCGCGGGCGTCCTGGCGGCCATGACGATTCCGGCCCGCACATGCGTGAGCGGCAGCGAGTTTGTAGCGAGAGGGCAGGCGCTATTGAAACGCTTTGAAGAGGTCACCTCCGCCGATCGGCCGCCGTTGGCCAACACAGAGCGTCATCAGGTGACGCAGCGGCTGGAGATGGAGGTGAAGGACGTGGAGACGCCCTTGCAACGGTTGGAGCATGCCTTGCATCCCTGGGTGACCGTCGTCGTGATGCCGCTCTTTGCCTTGGCCAATGCCGGCATCACGCTCGATGCGAATGGATGGACTCACCTGACGCATCCGGTCGCCCTGGGTATCATGGCGGGGTTGTTCGTGGGAAAACCGGTCGGTATTCTGCTCGCCACCTGGGCTGCGTTGCGAGTGGGACTCGTGTCGATGCCGGAAGGGGTCACCTGGCGACAGTTGGCCGGCATTGGCGTGCTGGCAGGCATCGGGTTCACCATGTCGCTGTTCATTGCCGGGCTGGCCTTTCCGCCCGGTCCGTTGCAATTGTCGGCCAAGGTCGGGATTCTCTGCGCCTCGACGGTTGCGGGCATGGTTGGTTGGGTATGGCTGCGGGGCAGCGGTCGGGCAGCCGGGTGA